The following proteins are co-located in the Acidicapsa acidisoli genome:
- a CDS encoding PIN/TRAM domain-containing protein translates to MDLILLRVLFVTLIATICYFLQPFGVSPPIAAGAGAIASGAVIVFELRVRALNLRRLIGAVTGSVLGIFGASLFCLVLRSALPAGPTSAVIQVFVLLLMTYVGLLVGTNKGELLNPAALGNVFTGEKISRKSFKVLDTSVIIDGRIADVADTGFMDGVFVIPEFVLRELQVVADSTDSSKRQRGRRGLDMLQRMQSNCNLQIQIVPDDFPSIKEVDLKLLELAKKWDAKVVTNDFNLNKVAQLHHVEVLNVNDLANALKPVVLPGEKMNILILKEGKEYNQGVGYLDDGTMVVVDHARRVIGRSVEITVTSVLQTASGKMIFGRMDEAAGRTEPPRTAVSVEFTH, encoded by the coding sequence ATGGACTTAATTCTGTTGCGGGTTCTCTTCGTTACGCTCATCGCCACAATCTGCTATTTCCTCCAACCATTTGGCGTTTCCCCTCCCATTGCCGCCGGAGCCGGAGCCATCGCTTCCGGAGCTGTCATCGTTTTTGAGCTGCGCGTCCGCGCCCTCAACCTGCGTCGGCTCATCGGCGCCGTCACCGGCAGCGTGCTCGGCATCTTCGGCGCGTCCCTCTTCTGTCTCGTCCTGCGCTCAGCCCTCCCCGCTGGACCGACCTCGGCGGTGATCCAGGTCTTCGTCCTGCTGCTGATGACCTATGTGGGCCTGCTGGTGGGCACCAACAAGGGTGAGCTGCTCAATCCCGCCGCCCTCGGCAACGTCTTCACCGGCGAAAAGATCAGCCGAAAAAGCTTCAAAGTCCTGGACACTTCGGTGATCATCGACGGCCGCATCGCCGACGTCGCCGACACCGGCTTCATGGACGGCGTCTTCGTCATCCCCGAGTTCGTCCTGCGCGAGCTGCAAGTGGTTGCCGACTCCACCGACAGCTCCAAGCGCCAGCGCGGACGCCGCGGCCTTGATATGCTCCAGCGAATGCAGTCCAACTGCAACCTCCAGATTCAGATCGTGCCCGACGACTTCCCCTCCATCAAAGAAGTCGACCTCAAACTCCTCGAACTGGCCAAAAAATGGGACGCCAAAGTCGTCACCAACGATTTCAACCTCAACAAAGTCGCCCAGTTGCATCACGTAGAAGTGCTCAACGTCAACGACCTCGCCAACGCGCTCAAGCCGGTCGTCCTGCCCGGCGAGAAGATGAATATCCTCATCCTCAAGGAAGGCAAGGAGTACAACCAGGGCGTCGGCTACCTCGATGACGGCACCATGGTCGTCGTTGATCACGCCCGCCGCGTCATCGGCCGCTCCGTCGAGATCACCGTGACCTCAGTCCTCCAGACCGCCTCTGGCAAGATGATCTTTGGCCGCATGGACGAAGCAGCCGGCCGCACTGAGCCGCCGCGCACAGCGGTCAGCGTCGAATTCACACACTAG
- the ligA gene encoding NAD-dependent DNA ligase LigA — protein MIAIILPMSVLNEDPVTDPNENPAAQIAALRELLRHHEYQYYVLDAPTISDAEYDTLMNELKALEAAHPELLTPDSPTQRVGGRPAEGFQKVAHSRPMLSLDNAYNEEELRDWDRRVRELAGNLPVLYVAELKLDGLSLALHYEIDAHGSARLLRGLTRGDGQIGEDVTTNVRTIRSVPLNVSPAKLHDSHLQNSHMDQSEGNARAASTFEVRGEVVMPLASFQKANEERVAAGLAPAANPRNFAAGTLRTLDTKAVAQRRLDFYAYFLILNGEYNPAGQHATLETLTTLGFRVNPHRDTFTTVDQILAFLTKVEEQRDSLGYEIDGVVIKVDAQQTQVRLGYTGRHPRWAIAYKFTARTGITQVREIVVTVGRTGKLTPLAVLIPVVVGGTTITNVGLFNADEVARLGIRPGSWVRVQRAGDVIPNIAGVVIDAEHPEGTGVFEMPTECPVCHTPAEHVEGEVDSYCINVDCPARLAQSLTYFSHRGVMNIEGLGDAMAVQLLDSGLVKSIADLYTLTEEQLLTLERVGKKSAQALLTQIENSKQAGLARLLMGLGISFVGERTAELLAGEFGSMEALENATQEELERVQEVGPKVAASVHDFFQNERNRALIQHLAELGLKMTAEKKQRTTQLEGLTFVLTGTFPTLSREEAKEKIEAAGGKVSGSVSKKTNYVVAGEEAGSKLAKAQELGIPILDEPGLLSLLESAPPA, from the coding sequence ATGATCGCTATAATCCTGCCAATGAGCGTCCTGAACGAAGATCCGGTCACAGATCCGAACGAGAATCCAGCGGCACAGATCGCCGCATTGCGCGAACTGCTCCGCCATCACGAGTACCAATACTACGTCCTCGATGCGCCAACAATCAGTGACGCCGAGTACGACACGCTGATGAACGAGCTGAAGGCTCTCGAAGCCGCGCATCCCGAACTGTTGACGCCGGATTCGCCCACGCAGCGTGTCGGCGGCCGTCCCGCCGAGGGATTTCAAAAAGTCGCGCACTCGCGCCCCATGCTTTCGCTCGACAACGCCTACAACGAAGAAGAGCTGCGTGACTGGGACCGACGCGTCCGCGAACTGGCAGGCAATCTGCCGGTCCTCTACGTCGCCGAACTCAAACTCGACGGCCTCTCGCTCGCTCTGCATTACGAAATCGACGCTCACGGCAGCGCACGCCTGCTGCGCGGCCTAACCCGAGGCGACGGACAGATCGGCGAAGACGTCACCACGAACGTCCGAACAATCCGGAGTGTCCCACTAAATGTTTCACCCGCAAAGCTCCACGACTCTCATCTCCAGAACTCGCATATGGACCAGTCCGAAGGCAATGCCCGTGCGGCCAGCACCTTTGAAGTAAGAGGCGAAGTAGTCATGCCCCTCGCCTCCTTCCAAAAAGCAAACGAAGAGCGCGTAGCCGCCGGCCTAGCCCCCGCTGCCAACCCGCGCAACTTCGCCGCCGGAACGCTGCGTACGCTCGACACCAAAGCCGTGGCCCAGCGCCGCCTCGACTTCTATGCCTACTTTCTGATCCTCAACGGCGAATACAATCCCGCAGGCCAACACGCCACGCTGGAGACGCTGACAACACTTGGCTTCCGCGTCAATCCCCATCGGGACACCTTTACCACCGTCGATCAGATTCTCGCCTTTCTCACCAAGGTCGAGGAGCAGCGCGACAGCCTGGGCTACGAAATCGACGGCGTGGTCATCAAGGTTGATGCGCAACAGACCCAGGTACGTCTGGGCTATACGGGCCGTCATCCCCGGTGGGCGATCGCATACAAGTTCACCGCGCGCACAGGCATCACGCAGGTCCGCGAGATCGTGGTCACCGTGGGCCGCACCGGCAAGCTCACGCCGCTTGCGGTGCTGATTCCGGTAGTCGTCGGTGGCACCACCATCACAAACGTCGGCCTGTTTAACGCCGACGAGGTGGCACGCCTGGGCATTCGTCCCGGAAGCTGGGTTAGAGTGCAGCGCGCAGGCGACGTGATCCCCAACATCGCAGGAGTCGTCATCGACGCAGAGCATCCCGAAGGCACAGGCGTCTTTGAGATGCCCACAGAATGCCCTGTCTGTCACACACCCGCCGAGCACGTCGAAGGCGAGGTTGACTCCTACTGCATAAACGTCGACTGTCCGGCGCGGCTGGCGCAGTCGCTGACTTACTTCTCGCATCGCGGCGTCATGAACATCGAAGGCCTTGGCGACGCTATGGCGGTGCAGTTACTAGACTCAGGCTTGGTCAAGAGCATCGCCGACCTTTACACCTTGACCGAAGAGCAGTTGCTCACCCTCGAACGCGTCGGCAAAAAGTCGGCGCAGGCGTTGCTTACCCAGATAGAAAACTCCAAGCAAGCCGGCCTTGCGCGTTTGCTGATGGGCCTCGGCATCTCGTTTGTCGGCGAACGCACGGCCGAGCTGCTGGCGGGCGAATTCGGCAGTATGGAAGCGCTCGAAAATGCAACCCAGGAAGAGCTGGAGCGTGTGCAGGAAGTCGGCCCGAAGGTTGCGGCATCGGTGCACGATTTCTTCCAGAACGAACGAAACCGCGCACTCATCCAGCATCTCGCAGAGCTTGGCCTGAAGATGACCGCCGAGAAAAAACAGCGGACCACGCAGCTCGAAGGCCTCACCTTCGTCCTGACCGGCACCTTCCCAACCTTGAGCCGCGAAGAAGCCAAAGAAAAGATCGAAGCAGCCGGCGGCAAAGTCTCCGGCTCCGTGAGCAAGAAGACAAACTACGTTGTCGCGGGCGAAGAAGCCGGCAGCAAACTCGCCAAAGCCCAGGAACTGGGCATTCCAATCCTCGACGAGCCCGGACTTCTCTCGCTTCTCGAATCCGCACCACCAGCATAG
- a CDS encoding TM2 domain-containing protein has product MSTTPYPNPQIVFQQQYESVRRDEVVGVLLALFLGCFGVHHFYLGRVGLGILYVCFCWTGIPAILGVIECFFMPGRVRMYNAIQAAGLAAALGIAVPGFMAHPGWVAPGYGYPQSIHVSVQTDPASGTGSGETTLTTCGNCGQTNPTGARFCTGCGTRLE; this is encoded by the coding sequence ATGAGTACGACGCCATATCCGAATCCGCAGATTGTTTTTCAGCAGCAGTATGAGTCCGTGCGCAGGGATGAAGTGGTTGGTGTGCTGCTCGCGCTTTTTCTCGGATGCTTCGGAGTCCACCACTTTTATCTGGGCCGGGTGGGGCTGGGGATTTTGTATGTGTGCTTTTGCTGGACGGGCATTCCGGCGATTCTTGGGGTGATCGAGTGCTTCTTTATGCCGGGGCGAGTGCGGATGTACAACGCGATCCAGGCTGCCGGCCTGGCTGCGGCGCTGGGAATTGCAGTGCCGGGCTTTATGGCGCATCCGGGATGGGTGGCGCCGGGATACGGCTATCCGCAATCAATCCACGTTTCGGTACAGACCGATCCGGCTTCCGGAACTGGCTCCGGCGAAACGACGCTGACGACCTGCGGAAACTGCGGGCAGACGAATCCGACGGGGGCGCGGTTCTGCACCGGATGCGGAACGCGGCTGGAATAA
- a CDS encoding GyrI-like domain-containing protein produces MIETPQILETDEQHYAFLHRRVPTAEIRNVMGSGIREVYSTVAAQGIAPAGPWFTHHLARPGEFFDFEICVPVKEPIQPAGEVKPGIWPSMRVARTVYHGDYDEGEHEGLAGAWPKFMAWIAEQRLTIAEDLWERYLVGPETSSNPADWRTELYRPLVD; encoded by the coding sequence ATGATCGAGACGCCGCAAATTTTAGAAACCGACGAGCAGCATTATGCCTTTCTGCACCGCAGGGTGCCGACGGCGGAGATACGAAACGTCATGGGGTCAGGGATTCGGGAAGTTTATTCCACGGTTGCGGCACAGGGAATCGCTCCGGCTGGGCCGTGGTTCACGCATCATCTGGCTCGGCCGGGTGAGTTCTTCGATTTTGAGATTTGTGTTCCGGTGAAGGAGCCCATCCAGCCTGCCGGCGAAGTCAAGCCGGGGATTTGGCCCTCGATGCGGGTGGCGCGCACGGTCTACCACGGCGATTACGACGAGGGCGAACACGAAGGACTCGCCGGAGCGTGGCCAAAGTTTATGGCATGGATCGCAGAGCAGCGGCTCACGATAGCTGAGGACCTGTGGGAGCGGTATCTGGTTGGCCCGGAAACGAGCAGCAATCCTGCGGATTGGCGGACGGAGCTGTATCGGCCTTTGGTCGACTAA